A region from the Plasmodium malariae genome assembly, contig: PmUG01_00_39, whole genome shotgun sequence genome encodes:
- the PmUG01_00065300 gene encoding STP1 protein: MEKCFSSHLSVRGSSFFRFVNDHYFKNITKNIIEKTSSLNNENNKEEFRKKCLDLANYVIHNKKAPSYRNQVIWERAIKSWAESHYEKLNKYGGCPFILEEKDIEILEIKYKEVDFCEKKSQELKEIKRLKTQHSRGCNNEYLKKCREYNAWINDMKNYFDGKKSLIQNCYQKNNSRKKGSQSICNILNLETFKEPPDCLLVKSVTTCSNLEEKKKEIPSKQDPEKLEVEDKSKDIPGTGVQTQPTMDDLTQKRAQEANDNPQQSKTEQEMEASPLVQAKAEDQISLPISPNLETETNPAKSTESELSNVDSNSAYSYSQKTKAPESKVLTHDVTALTQEKNSYNTYISSILISFLIIIVSTLFINYALIGMFKKKKNIKRRHVKFLKILLTSHADKKDISLNDDHSKHSLQKDEEITKKIKIYEKDIINNTNVLKRNKNMSKTIIEVHLEVLEKCRNEEWELQKWEFLEICLQKITKEEFKTNANLTNDELIIENIISNHDIEKKKFIWNKWIEKHKNISAKLKRTHWFNNLKNEWKKEQVYAIKIKEIKNDISNDIKNVPFLEREKDLWRKWISKKYMIIEHYLEQHWLKELTDELTYTLNNYEKQETKDNISLLNIQELQNKKSYKELYKYIKKKLLIKLCILVLMTVLEECKKEEYLDNRQSYFDSSINKMKIIENLDKNKKINENITKLKEDDFENGNNKQINGYIKEDALIQDIEEEIREYDTYVNCRENVNTLKEYNHIME; this comes from the exons ATGGAAAAATGCTTTTCCTCG CACTTAAGTGTTAGAGGAAGTAGTTTTTTCAGATTTGTTAACGatcattattttaaaaatattactaaaaatataattgagAAAACGagttcattaaataatgagaataataaagaagaatTTAGGAAAAAATGCCTAGATTTGGCTAATTATGTAATTCATAATAAGAAAGCACCCTCATATCGTAATCAAGTAATTTGGGAAAGAGCAATAAAGAGTTGGGCAGAATCTCACTATGAAAAgctaaataaatatggaGGATGTCCTTTCATTTTAGAGGAAAAAGATATAGAAATcttagaaataaaatataaagaagtaGATTtctgtgaaaaaaaaagtcaagAATTGAAGGAAATAAAACGTTTAAAAACACAGCACTCACGAGGTTGTAATAATGAATACTTAAAGAAGTGTAGGGAATATAATGCGTGGATTAATGacatgaaaaattattttgacGGAAAAAAGAGTCTTATTCAAAATTGttaccaaaaaaataattccaGAAAAAAAGGTTCCCAATCAATATGCAACATACTGAACCTAGAAACTTTTAAAGAGCCACCTGATTGTTTACTGGTAAAATCAGTTACAACTTGTTCCAAtttagaggaaaaaaaaaaggaaatccCATCAAAACAAGATCCAGAAAAACTCGAAGTTGAAGATAAATCCAAAGATATACCTGGAACAGGTGTGCAAACTCAACCTACAATGGATGATTTGACTCAAAAGAGAGCTCAAGAGGCAAACGATAATCCACAACAATCGAAAACTGAACAGGAAATGGAAGCTTCACCTTTAGTTCAAGCCAAAGCAGAGGATCAAATATCATTGCCTATATCTCCAAATTTAGAAACTGAAACTAATCCTGCAAAATCTACAGAATCTGAATTATCAAATGTTGACTCAAATTCTGCATATTCTTACTCccaaaaaacaaaagcacCTGAATCAAAAGTTTTAACCCATGATGTTACAGCATTAACCCAAGAAA AAAActcatataatacatatatatcatctATTCTAATAAGCTTtctaattattattgtatcCACTCTTTTCATTAAt TATGCTTTAATTGggatgtttaaaaaaaagaaaaacataaaaagaaGACATGTTAAATTTCTCAAAATACTACTAACTTCGCATGCTGACAAAAAAGACATATCTTTAAATGATGATCATTCAAAACACTCATTACAAAAAGATGAAGaaatcacaaaaaaaataaaaatatatgaaaaagacataataaataatacaaatgtgttaaagagaaataaaaacatgtCCAAAACTATTATTGAAGTACATTTGGAAGTACTCGAAAAATGCAGAAACGAAGAATGGGAATTACAAAAATGGGAGTTTTTAGAAATATGCCTACAGAAAATTACAAAAGAGGaatttaaaacaaatgcTAACTTAACAAATGATGaattaataatagaaaatattataagtaaCCAcgatattgaaaaaaaaaaatttatatggaataaatggatagaaaaacacaaaaatatttctgcAAAATTGAAAAGAACACATTggtttaataatttgaaaaatgaatggaaaaaagaacaagtgtacgcaataaaaataaaagaaataaaaaatgatatttcaAATGATATTAAGAATGTTCCATTTttagaaagagaaaaagattTATGGAGAAAATGGATATCAAAAAAGTACATGATTATAGAGCACTATTTGGAACAGCACTGGTTAAAAGAATTGACAGACGAATTGACGTATACTTTAAATAACTATGAAAAACAAGAAACTAAagataatatatcattattaaatatacaagaattgcaaaacaaaaaaagttataaagaattatataaatatataaaaaaaaaattactaataaAACTGTGTATACTCGTACTTATGACTGTATTAGAAGaatgtaaaaaagaagagtatCTAGATAATAGGCAATCATATTTTGATAGttccataaataaaatgaaaataatagaaaatttagataaaaataaaaaaattaatgaaaacatAACTAAATTGAAGGAAGATGATTTTGAAAACGGGAATAATAAGCAAATTAATggatatataaaagaagatGCCCTTATACAGGATATAGAAGAAGAGATAAGAGAATAtgatacatatgtaaattgtagagaaaatgtaaatacatTAAAAGAGTATAATCATATAATGGAATAA
- the PmUG01_00065400 gene encoding fam-l protein, with translation MEKSIMIFSFIKIVVLIFLTCIPHLSKKYTLAIKLDDRIYRLLAKYKKDKDSKVVLLRDDISTNGMDKKKDISNTEKECPEKKKELYEGSLNNYHGHKQDMNNKYSKFVTKKYSHLEKKIFKELDFVDFLKRNKNISDKTYKKIMRKKFSLRLVSTLLLFLLLFSLLIVDISMDCAPGGNGFWELSGLNSTLSYLENPLKTYFNWLLTGTSRSNGVLGELFNIVLYVIPFLILGVTLISYVFYYHKKAKKYEKIKFSKK, from the exons ATGGAAAAAAGCATTATGATTttctcatttattaaaattgttgtACTTATCTTTTTAACATGTATACCCCATTTAA GCAAAAAGTACACGCTTGCTATAAAATTAGACGACAGAATATATCGAttactagcaaaatataaaaaggataagGATTCAAAAGTTGTATTGTTAAGAGATGATATATCAACTAATGgaatggataaaaaaaaggatatatctAATACTGAAAAGGAGTGCccagaaaaaaagaaagaattatatgaaggttcattaaataattatcatGGACATAAACAAGATATGaacaataaatattctaaatttgtgacaaaaaaatacagtcatcttgaaaaaaaaatattcaaagagcTAGATTTTGtagattttcttaaaagGAACAAGAATATTAGTGATAAgacttacaaaaaaataatgcgtAAAAAATTCTCATTACGATTAGTATCaactttattattgtttttgttGTTATTTAGTCTACTCATAGTAGATATATCTATGGATTGTGCACCTGGAGGAAATGGATTTTGGGAATTATCAGGATTGAATTCGACTTTAAGTTATTTGGAGAACCCTttgaaaacatattttaattggTTGTTGACTGGTACAAGTAGATCTAATGGTGTATTAGgagaattatttaatattgtattatatgttattccttttttaatattaggtGTTACACTTATATCGTACGttttttattaccataaaaaagctaaaaaatatgaaaaaattaagttcagtaaaaagtga